A section of the Dehalococcoidales bacterium genome encodes:
- a CDS encoding tyrosine-type recombinase/integrase, whose protein sequence is MAEQADAADLKPVQRMHVASRKSTAQGGVLSNVLSNFFESRREGLSLNTRDFYEGYLRRAGAVIGFNVTSHDINQFIKALPCSNGGKHAYFRVLKTFYNWFYSPKAGYGLKLSDNPILGVDAPKQGKKILPSLTLEQVDYIIDQAGRVRDKAIVSLFNDSGLRLEELTNINPQDIDWNRRLIKVRGKGNKEGYALFGERTAALLKEWLEQRPADSSLWHIGSYTIADMLEKLSAKTGITFSAHTFRRTFASILAKRGVDSLHIMRLGRWESIAMVERYTRSVRFEDSMKFYAAIVN, encoded by the coding sequence ATGGCGGAACAGGCAGACGCAGCGGACTTAAAACCTGTCCAAAGAATGCACGTGGCAAGCAGGAAGTCTACTGCACAGGGTGGAGTGTTAAGCAATGTGTTAAGCAATTTCTTTGAGTCTCGGCGTGAGGGGCTGTCACTCAATACACGAGATTTTTACGAAGGTTACCTCCGCAGGGCCGGGGCCGTTATTGGCTTCAATGTTACCAGCCACGACATAAACCAGTTTATCAAAGCCCTGCCTTGCAGCAACGGCGGCAAACACGCTTATTTCCGGGTACTGAAAACCTTCTACAACTGGTTTTACTCCCCCAAGGCCGGGTACGGCCTAAAGCTGAGCGACAACCCCATACTTGGTGTTGATGCCCCAAAACAGGGTAAGAAAATACTGCCGAGCCTAACACTTGAACAGGTAGACTACATTATTGACCAAGCGGGGCGGGTTAGGGACAAGGCCATAGTAAGCCTGTTTAACGACAGCGGCCTGCGGCTGGAAGAGCTGACCAATATTAACCCGCAGGATATTGATTGGAACAGGCGTTTGATAAAGGTGCGGGGCAAGGGTAACAAGGAAGGCTACGCCCTGTTTGGTGAGCGAACCGCAGCCCTGCTTAAGGAATGGCTAGAGCAGCGCCCGGCAGATAGCAGCTTGTGGCACATAGGGAGCTACACTATTGCCGACATGCTTGAAAAGCTAAGCGCCAAAACTGGCATTACTTTTTCAGCCCACACTTTCCGCCGCACGTTTGCCAGTATCTTGGCCAAGCGGGGTGTTGATAGCCTTCACATTATGCGGCTGGGTAGGTGGGAAAGTATAGCTATGGTTGAGCGTTACACAAGGTCGGTAAGGTTTGAAGACAGCATGAAGTTTTATGCGGCCATAGTTAATTAG
- a CDS encoding DUF6504 family protein, with product MPERYFGQPLEVTTGGDVKTPVAFKLDGRDYTVAEVLESWPDYGFGRSTTSRTWRERHHRTCFRVKTADGAVFEIYYDRGTNLKHPELKKWYLSRKL from the coding sequence ATGCCGGAACGCTATTTCGGGCAGCCGCTGGAAGTCACCACCGGCGGCGATGTCAAAACGCCCGTCGCTTTCAAGCTGGACGGGCGCGACTACACTGTCGCGGAAGTGCTGGAGTCGTGGCCGGACTACGGCTTCGGGCGCAGCACTACCAGCCGGACCTGGCGGGAGCGTCACCACCGCACCTGTTTCCGCGTGAAAACCGCGGACGGCGCTGTTTTTGAAATTTATTACGACCGCGGCACCAACCTCAAACACCCGGAGCTAAAAAAATGGTACCTCAGCCGGAAACTGTAG
- a CDS encoding GAF domain-containing protein yields MSLSNEPEKLANTALDIFSQSLNVECCWIQTVGDKKDKVLTLAAERGLSDAMRSEILDMDMNDAFSSQIVGMGHKIIIPDINNDGAYGLGSFGSAGYRWLVAVPLMTYRVYGILGAASHNRRILHKDTADLVMVIAGLIAGALNKAHLARGFPARKKPAEPPGREPQPAASPPDIAAAIIPDTKVILPPPGTAKEVMPEKISPVPPPKKSPPRPADAAFNSHTRKMQSFRKSHR; encoded by the coding sequence TTGTCCCTCAGCAACGAACCGGAAAAGCTGGCCAATACCGCCTTGGATATTTTTTCCCAATCTTTGAACGTGGAATGCTGCTGGATACAGACCGTCGGCGATAAGAAAGATAAGGTGCTGACGCTGGCGGCCGAACGCGGCCTGAGCGACGCCATGAGGTCGGAAATCCTCGACATGGACATGAATGACGCCTTCAGCAGCCAGATAGTAGGCATGGGGCACAAAATCATCATCCCGGACATTAATAACGACGGCGCTTACGGGCTGGGCTCGTTCGGCAGCGCCGGGTACAGGTGGCTGGTGGCCGTGCCGCTGATGACCTACCGGGTTTACGGCATCCTGGGCGCCGCCTCCCATAACCGCAGAATCCTCCATAAAGATACCGCCGACCTCGTTATGGTTATCGCCGGGCTTATCGCCGGCGCTCTGAATAAAGCGCACCTGGCCCGCGGTTTCCCCGCCCGCAAAAAGCCCGCGGAACCGCCCGGCCGCGAACCGCAGCCGGCGGCGTCGCCTCCCGATATCGCCGCCGCTATTATTCCGGATACCAAAGTAATCCTTCCCCCGCCTGGTACCGCCAAAGAGGTAATGCCTGAAAAAATATCCCCCGTCCCCCCGCCTAAAAAAAGTCCGCCCCGGCCCGCGGACGCCGCTTTCAATTCCCACACCCGCAAAATGCAGTCCTTCCGCAAGTCCCACCGTTAA